A window of Apium graveolens cultivar Ventura chromosome 8, ASM990537v1, whole genome shotgun sequence contains these coding sequences:
- the LOC141677206 gene encoding choline/ethanolaminephosphotransferase 1-like isoform X3, with amino-acid sequence MGYIGAHGVAALHKHKYSGVDHSYVAKYILQPFWTKCVTFFPLWMPPNMITLIGSMFLVTSAFLGFIYSPHLDSPPPRWVHLAHGILLFLYQTFDAVDGKQARRTNSSSPLGELFDHGCDALACTFEALAFGSTAMCGKDTFWFWVISAVPFYGATWEHFFTNTLILPVVNGPTEGLMLIYVGHIFTAIVGAEWWVHQFGKSLPFLSWVPILSEVPTYRAVLYLMIAFAVIPTLTFNVQNVYKVVQARKGSMLLALAMLYPFVVLMAGILIWDYLSPYDIMVNYPYMVVLGTGLAFGFLVGRMVLSHLCDEPKGLKTNMCMSLLYLPFAIANTLTARLNDGIPLVEEKWVLLGYCVYTGALYLHFATSVIHEITTALGIYCFRITRKEA; translated from the exons ATGGGTTACATAGGGGCTCATGGTGTTGCTGCTCTACATAAACACAAGTACAGTGGGGTTGATCACTCTTATGTTGCTAAATATATCTTGCAACCCTTTTGGACTAAATGTGTTACATTCTTCCCGCTTTGGATGCC ACCCAATATG ATTACTCTCATAGGATCTATGTTCTTGGTCACATCTGCTTTCCTTGGCTTT ATTTATTCGCCTCACTTAGATTCGCCTCCTCCCAGATGGGTACATCTTGCTCACGGAATACTTCTATTCCTGTACCAG ACTTTTGACGCTGTGGATGGCAAGCAAGCAAGAAGGACCAATTCTTCTAGTCCATTGGGAGAGCTTTTTGATCATG GATGTGATGCACTTGCATGCACC TTTGAGGCGTTAGCCTTCGGGAGCACTGCCATGTGTGGAAAAGATACTTTTTGGTTTTGGGTGATATCAGCTGTTCCATTTTATGGTGCCACATGGGAACA CTTTTTCACCAATACACTAATCCTTCCTGTAGTTAATGGACCCACGGAGGGCCTCATGCTGATATACGTGGGCCATATCTTTACAGCTATAGTTG GGGCCGAGTGGTGGGTCCATCAGTTTGGAAAATCTTTGCCGTTCTTGAGTTGGGTCCCAATATTAAGTG AAGTTCCAACATATCGAGCAGTATTGTATTTGATGATTGCTTTTGCTGTTATTCCGACGTTGACATTCAA TGTGCAAAATGTTTATAAAGTTGTCCAGGCAAGAAAAGGAAGCATGCTTCTAGCTTTAGCAATG CTTTACCCATTTGTGGTGCTAATGGCAGGGATCTTGATCTG GGATTATCTTTCTCCATATGATATAATGGTGAACTATCCATATATGGTTGTGTTGGGAACTGGACTTGCTTTTGGATTTTTGGTG GGGAGAATGGTTCTTTCTCACTTGTGTGATGAACCAAAGGGACTGAAAACCAATATGTGCATG TCACTGTTATATCTCCCGTTTGCCATTGCAAATACCCTCACTGCCAGACTAAATGATGG AATTCCATTGGTCGAAGAGAAATGGGTTCTCCTTGGTTATTGTGTTTACACGG GTGCACTCTATCTGCATTTTGCGACATCAGTTATCCATGAAATAACAACTGCTTTAGGAATCTACTGCTTCAG GATAACAAGAAAGGAGGCTTGA
- the LOC141678833 gene encoding transcription initiation factor IIA subunit 2, with amino-acid sequence MATFELYRRSTIGMCLTETLDEMVDNGVLSPELAIQVLVQFDKSMTEALESQVKSKVTIKGHLHTYRFCDNVWTFILQDATFKNEDSSENVGRVKIVACDSKLLTQ; translated from the exons ATGGCGACTTTTGAGCTGTATAGGAGGTCAACAATTGGTATGTGTTTGACTGAAACATTGGACGAGATGGTTGATAATGGAGTCCTTAGTCCTGAGCTTGCAATTCAAGTCCTTGTTCAGTTTGATAAG TCAATGACTGAAGCTCTGGAAAGCCAAGTTAAGAGCAAAGTGACTATTAAG GGACATCTACACACCTACAGGTTCTGTGACAATGTATGGACTTTCATCCTACAAGATGCTACCTTTAAGAACGAGGATTCCTCAGAGAACGTTGGCAGGGTTAAGATCGTGGCGTGCGACTCGAAGCTGCTCACACAATGA
- the LOC141677206 gene encoding choline/ethanolaminephosphotransferase 1-like isoform X2 yields MHLFQITLIGSMFLVTSAFLGFIYSPHLDSPPPRWVHLAHGILLFLYQTFDAVDGKQARRTNSSSPLGELFDHGCDALACTFEALAFGSTAMCGKDTFWFWVISAVPFYGATWEHFFTNTLILPVVNGPTEGLMLIYVGHIFTAIVGAEWWVHQFGKSLPFLSWVPILSEVPTYRAVLYLMIAFAVIPTLTFNVQNVYKVVQARKGSMLLALAMLYPFVVLMAGILIWDYLSPYDIMVNYPYMVVLGTGLAFGFLVGRMVLSHLCDEPKGLKTNMCMSLLYLPFAIANTLTARLNDGIPLVEEKWVLLGYCVYTGALYLHFATSVIHEITTALGIYCFRITRKEA; encoded by the exons ATGCATCTTTTCCAA ATTACTCTCATAGGATCTATGTTCTTGGTCACATCTGCTTTCCTTGGCTTT ATTTATTCGCCTCACTTAGATTCGCCTCCTCCCAGATGGGTACATCTTGCTCACGGAATACTTCTATTCCTGTACCAG ACTTTTGACGCTGTGGATGGCAAGCAAGCAAGAAGGACCAATTCTTCTAGTCCATTGGGAGAGCTTTTTGATCATG GATGTGATGCACTTGCATGCACC TTTGAGGCGTTAGCCTTCGGGAGCACTGCCATGTGTGGAAAAGATACTTTTTGGTTTTGGGTGATATCAGCTGTTCCATTTTATGGTGCCACATGGGAACA CTTTTTCACCAATACACTAATCCTTCCTGTAGTTAATGGACCCACGGAGGGCCTCATGCTGATATACGTGGGCCATATCTTTACAGCTATAGTTG GGGCCGAGTGGTGGGTCCATCAGTTTGGAAAATCTTTGCCGTTCTTGAGTTGGGTCCCAATATTAAGTG AAGTTCCAACATATCGAGCAGTATTGTATTTGATGATTGCTTTTGCTGTTATTCCGACGTTGACATTCAA TGTGCAAAATGTTTATAAAGTTGTCCAGGCAAGAAAAGGAAGCATGCTTCTAGCTTTAGCAATG CTTTACCCATTTGTGGTGCTAATGGCAGGGATCTTGATCTG GGATTATCTTTCTCCATATGATATAATGGTGAACTATCCATATATGGTTGTGTTGGGAACTGGACTTGCTTTTGGATTTTTGGTG GGGAGAATGGTTCTTTCTCACTTGTGTGATGAACCAAAGGGACTGAAAACCAATATGTGCATG TCACTGTTATATCTCCCGTTTGCCATTGCAAATACCCTCACTGCCAGACTAAATGATGG AATTCCATTGGTCGAAGAGAAATGGGTTCTCCTTGGTTATTGTGTTTACACGG GTGCACTCTATCTGCATTTTGCGACATCAGTTATCCATGAAATAACAACTGCTTTAGGAATCTACTGCTTCAG GATAACAAGAAAGGAGGCTTGA
- the LOC141677874 gene encoding protein NSP-INTERACTING KINASE 2-like produces MGTKREKVALLCVVFLSLWNFTSSFPASRNVNPEVQALVDIKEKLKDPHDVLGKWDATFADPCTWTFVTCSPDGLVIGLVALSQGLSGPLSPSIANLTNLQTLLLQNNKISGKLPSELGELTKLQTLDLSRNLFTGGIPASITNLGSLQYLRLNNNSLSGTIPLSMANMTTLTFLDLSYNNLSDPVPKFHAKTVNIMGNPMICASGKEKGCNEKKPMSTVYSNNQQSSETSGRSKVQKIALAIGSSLGCICLLTVIFGFLLWRMQRHNKQIFYEINEQCRQEVSLGNLRRFQFRELQVATHNFSSKNIIGKGGFGIVYKGHLQDGTIVAVKRLKDGNAVGGETQFQTEVEMISLAVHRNLLRLQGFCMTATERLLVYPYMSNGSVAFRLRAKPALTWGTRKQIAMGAARGLLYLHEQCDPKIIHRDVKAANILLDDYCEAVVGDFGLAKLLDHTDSHVTTAVRGTVGHIAPEYLSTGQSSEKTDVFGFGILLLELITGQRALEFGKTASQKGAMLDWVKKIHHEKKFDMLVDKDLKNNYDRIELEEIVKVALLCTQNLPSHRPKMSEVVRMLEGDGLAEKWEATQRAEEIRFRANDFSSSQQFSNLNNNSVLLVQEMELSGPR; encoded by the exons ATGGGAACAAAAAGAGAGAAAGTTGCTTTGTTGTGTGTAGTTTTTCTCAGCCTGTGGAATTTTACTAGTTCTTTTCCAGCTTCTAGGAATGTTAATCCTGAAg TACAAGCTCTAGTGGATATCAAAGAGAAATTGAAGGATCCTCATGATGTTTTAGGAAAATGGGATGCAACTTTTGCAGATCCATGTACCTGGACATTTGTTACTTGTTCACCTGATGGTCTAGTCATTGGCCT AGTAGCCTTAAGCCAAGGTTTATCTGGTCCTCTTTCACCAAGCATTGCCAACTTGACAAATCTTCAGACACT GCTATTACAAAATAACAAAATATCAGGGAAACTTCCATCGGAACTTGGAGAGCTGACTAAACTTCAAACACTTGATCTTTCTCGCAATCTATTTACAGGCGGAATTCCCGCTTCTATAACAAACCTTGGAAGCCTTCAGTATCT GCGGCTTAATAATAACAGTCTCTCTGGTACAATTCCTTTGTCTATGGCAAACATGACCACCCTTACATTTTT AGATTTGTCATACAATAACCTGAGTGATCCTGTGCCAAAGTTTCATGCTAAAACTGTCAA CATTATGGGAAACCCCATGATTTGTGCCTCAGGGAAAGAGAAGGGCTGCAATGAGAAAAAACCAATGTCGACCGTCTACTCAAATAATCAGCAAA GTTCTGAAACTTCTGGAAGATCTAAAGTTCAGAAGATTGCATTAGCAATAGGGTCAAGCCTTGGATGCATCTGCCTACTTACTGTCATATTTGGTTTTCTTCTTTGGAGGATGCAGAGGCATAATAAACAAATTTTCTATGAAATCAATG AACAATGTCGCCAAGAAGTATCGCTTGGAAACTTGAGACGGTTCCAGTTTAGAGAACTTCAGGTTGCCACCCATAACTTTAGCAGCAAGAACATTATTGGTAAAGGTGGTTTCGGAATAGTCTACAAAGGACATCTACAGGATGGCACAATTGTAGCTGTAAAAAGGTTAAAAGACGGAAATGCAGTTGGAGGTGAGACTCAATTTCAAACAGAAGTTGAGATGATCAGCTTGGCTGTTCATCGGAATCTCCTAAGGCTTCAAGGTTTCTGTATGACTGCAACAGAAAGGCTTTTAGTGTACCCTTACATGTCCAATGGAAGTGTTGCATTTCGTCTCAGAG CAAAACCTGCTCTGACCTGGGGAACAAGGAAACAAATAGCAATGGGAGCTGCAAGGGGTCTACTGTACCTCCATGAACAATGTGATCCAAAAATTATTCACAGGGATGTCAAGGCAGCAAATATATTGCTCGATGATTATTGCGAAGCTGTGGTAGGAGATTTTGGATTAGCAAAGCTCTTAGATCACACTGATTCACATGTTACAACTGCAGTCCGGGGTACAGTAGGGCATATAGCTCCTGAGTATCTTTCAACCGGACAGTCTTCAGAGAAAACAGATGTTTTCGGGTTTGGAATTCTTCTCCTAGAATTAATCACAGGCCAGAGGGCTCTTGAATTTGGAAAAACAGCAAGCCAGAAAGGAGCCATGCTTGATTGG GTTAAGAAGATTCATCATGAAAAGAAGTTTGATATGCTAGTAGACAAGGACTTGAAAAACAATTATGACAGAATAGAGCTAGAGGAAATAGTAAAGGTAGCATTATTATGTACACAAAATCTACCAAGTCATCGACCAAAGATGTCTGAAGTGGTCCGCATGCTAGAAGGAGATGGACTAGCAGAGAAATGGGAAGCTACTCAGAGAGCTGAAGAAATCAGGTTTAGAGCCAATGATTTTTCTTCATCGCAGCAATTCTCGAATCTTAACAATAATTCTGTATTGCTTGTTCAAGAAATGGAGCTCTCAGGACCAAGGTGA
- the LOC141677206 gene encoding choline/ethanolaminephosphotransferase 1-like isoform X1 has protein sequence MVIDCHSRPNMITLIGSMFLVTSAFLGFIYSPHLDSPPPRWVHLAHGILLFLYQTFDAVDGKQARRTNSSSPLGELFDHGCDALACTFEALAFGSTAMCGKDTFWFWVISAVPFYGATWEHFFTNTLILPVVNGPTEGLMLIYVGHIFTAIVGAEWWVHQFGKSLPFLSWVPILSEVPTYRAVLYLMIAFAVIPTLTFNVQNVYKVVQARKGSMLLALAMLYPFVVLMAGILIWDYLSPYDIMVNYPYMVVLGTGLAFGFLVGRMVLSHLCDEPKGLKTNMCMSLLYLPFAIANTLTARLNDGIPLVEEKWVLLGYCVYTGALYLHFATSVIHEITTALGIYCFRITRKEA, from the exons ATGGTAATCGATTGCCATTCCAGACCCAATATG ATTACTCTCATAGGATCTATGTTCTTGGTCACATCTGCTTTCCTTGGCTTT ATTTATTCGCCTCACTTAGATTCGCCTCCTCCCAGATGGGTACATCTTGCTCACGGAATACTTCTATTCCTGTACCAG ACTTTTGACGCTGTGGATGGCAAGCAAGCAAGAAGGACCAATTCTTCTAGTCCATTGGGAGAGCTTTTTGATCATG GATGTGATGCACTTGCATGCACC TTTGAGGCGTTAGCCTTCGGGAGCACTGCCATGTGTGGAAAAGATACTTTTTGGTTTTGGGTGATATCAGCTGTTCCATTTTATGGTGCCACATGGGAACA CTTTTTCACCAATACACTAATCCTTCCTGTAGTTAATGGACCCACGGAGGGCCTCATGCTGATATACGTGGGCCATATCTTTACAGCTATAGTTG GGGCCGAGTGGTGGGTCCATCAGTTTGGAAAATCTTTGCCGTTCTTGAGTTGGGTCCCAATATTAAGTG AAGTTCCAACATATCGAGCAGTATTGTATTTGATGATTGCTTTTGCTGTTATTCCGACGTTGACATTCAA TGTGCAAAATGTTTATAAAGTTGTCCAGGCAAGAAAAGGAAGCATGCTTCTAGCTTTAGCAATG CTTTACCCATTTGTGGTGCTAATGGCAGGGATCTTGATCTG GGATTATCTTTCTCCATATGATATAATGGTGAACTATCCATATATGGTTGTGTTGGGAACTGGACTTGCTTTTGGATTTTTGGTG GGGAGAATGGTTCTTTCTCACTTGTGTGATGAACCAAAGGGACTGAAAACCAATATGTGCATG TCACTGTTATATCTCCCGTTTGCCATTGCAAATACCCTCACTGCCAGACTAAATGATGG AATTCCATTGGTCGAAGAGAAATGGGTTCTCCTTGGTTATTGTGTTTACACGG GTGCACTCTATCTGCATTTTGCGACATCAGTTATCCATGAAATAACAACTGCTTTAGGAATCTACTGCTTCAG GATAACAAGAAAGGAGGCTTGA
- the LOC141680828 gene encoding uncharacterized protein LOC141680828 — translation MEFPVWLISRLANQSKEKKAKMLTLCWSIWKARNDLVWSNKRWQEMRIVAKVWEYLTQWEVAQNRKVGSSIQPMFPGDGAVVWAKPQLDEVKISVDAANFENLGKSRIGIIAQGREGQFLSAQTIIYLEVMKPSLVEAIVVKEALSWAKTMN, via the coding sequence ATGGAGTTTCCTGTATGGTTGATATCGAGGTTGGCAAATCAGTCGAAGGAGAAGAAAGCGAAAATGCTCACCTTGTGTTGGTCAATATGGAAAGCCAGGAATGACCTGGTCTGGAGTAATAAGCGTTGGCAGGAAATGAGAATTGTAGCGAAAGTTTGGGAATATCTTACACAATGGGAAGTAGCTCAAAATAGAAAAGTTGGATCATCAATTCAGCCTATGTTTCCAGGCGATGGTGCAGTGGTTTGGGCGAAGCCACAACTCGATGAAGTTAAGATATCGGTGGACGCTGCTAattttgaaaatcttggcaagtcaAGAATTGGAATCATTGCTCAAGGGAGAGAAGGTCAGTTCCTCTCAGCACAAACCATAATTTATCTAGAGGTTATGAAACCATCTTTAGTGGAGGCGATAGTTGTTAAGGAAGCATTGAGTTGGGCTAAAACGATGAATTGA
- the LOC141678565 gene encoding S-adenosylmethionine decarboxylase proenzyme, with amino-acid sequence MSSEVSAIGFEGFEKRLEISFFEPSFFADPEGKGLRALSKIQLDEFLGPAECTIVSSLSNEHVDSYVLSESSLFVYAYKIIIKTCGTTKLLKSIPPILKLADSLSLTVRSVRYTRGCFIFPGAQSYPHRSFSEEVSVLDSYFGKLGSGSKAYIMGGSNKQQKWHVYSACAASARTLDPVYTMEMCMTSLDRDKASVFYKTNSSSANLMTDNSGIRNILPNSKICDFEFDPCGYSMNAVEGPAVSTIHITPEDGFSYASFEAVGYDPNSTSLDHLVARVLNCFQPGEFSIALQADVASELLEKTSSVHVKGYRMEEKTCEELGMDGSIVYQKFVKTSERCESPRSVLKCCWKEEDKEEKEYQ; translated from the coding sequence ATGTCTTCCGAAGTTTCTGCAATTGGTTTCGAAGGTTTTGAAAAGAGGCTGGAAATCTCATTTTTCGAGCCAAGTTTCTTTGCTGACCCTGAAGGAAAGGGTTTGCGTGCCCTTTCCAAAATTCAACTCGATGAGTTCTTAGGACCTGCTGAATGCACCATTGTTTCTTCTCTGTCAAATGAGCATGTTGACTCTTACGTCCTCTCCGAGTCGAGCCTATTTGTTTATGCTTACAAAATAATCATCAAAACTTGTGGGACAACAAAATTGCTGAAGTCCATCCCACCAATCTTAAAGTTAGCTGATTCTCTTTCCCTCACAGTCCGATCTGTGAGGTATACTCGTGGGTGCTTCATTTTCCCTGGTGCTCAGTCCTACCCTCATCGTAGTTTCTCAGAGGAAGTTTCTGTCCTTGATAGCTATTTCGGAAAGCTTGGCTCAGGCAGCAAGGCTTACATTATGGGCGGTTCCAACAAACAACAGAAATGGCATGTTTACTCTGCTTGTGCTGCATCGGCGCGCACTCTTGACCCTGTGTATACAATGGAAATGTGCATGACTTCTCTGGACAGGGACAAGGCATCTGTTTTCTATAAAACCAATTCAAGCTCAGCCAATCTGATGACTGATAACTCTGGTATACGAAACATTCTTCCAAATTCCAAGATATGTGATTTTGAATTTGACCCCTGTGGTTATTCCATGAACGCTGTTGAGGGCCCTGCTGTCTCTACTATCCACATTACACCTGAAGATGGTTTCAGTTATGcaagttttgaagctgttggatatgATCCAAATTCTACAAGTCTCGATCATCTTGTTGCCAGGGTTCTAAACTGTTTCCAACCAGGGGAGTTCTCTATAGCTCTCCAAGCTGATGTAGCATCTGAACTACTTGAAAAGACCAGCTCTGTACATGTCAAGGGCTATCGTATGGAAGAAAAAACTTGCGAAGAACTAGGAATGGACGGCTCCATTGTTTACCAGAAGTTTGTGAAGACATCCGAAAGATGTGAATCTCCTCGATCTGTCCTGAAATGCTGCTGGAAGGaggaagataaagaagaaaaggagtATCAATAA